From Corvus cornix cornix isolate S_Up_H32 chromosome 5, ASM73873v5, whole genome shotgun sequence, the proteins below share one genomic window:
- the ABCD4 gene encoding lysosomal cobalamin transporter ABCD4 isoform X2, which yields MTGGQYLLPRRLSLSHWDVQRDHFVLVQLLPQKRAGSRLDGLFLRRFLRLLAVLFPGWPSPSALMFLTLLGVALLEQLVIYQVGVIPSQYYEVLGNKDFSGFKTLTAIAVTLIIVNSTLKSFDQFICNMMYINWRKSLTEYLHSCYFQGQVYYSLHVLREDIDNPDQRISQDVERFCRQLSSMASKLVISPFTLAYYTYQCFHSTGWLGPVSIFGYFVIGTMVNKVLMSPIVSKLVQQEKLEGDFRFKHMQIRVNAEPAAFYRAGRVEHMRTDRRLQSLLKTQRELIGKELWLYIGINTFDYLGSILSYVVIAIPIFSGVYGDLSPTELSALVSKNAFVSIYLIGCFSQLIDLSSTVTDVAGYTHRIGELQETLLSLGRKKNGNYSEARTSWDLDSHSGEDPAPRDTAFLLERVTLSVPSSGKLLIKDLSLRISQGNSVMIVGNTGTGKTSLLRVLGGLWESTQGSIRMLTCFGPRGVVFLPQRPFFTDGSLREQVIYPLKEIYPLSGSADDERIVQFLELAGLTDLLARAGGLDEQVDWNWYDILSPGEMQRLSFARLFYLQPKYADALGELQLICEMFLGDAALAYRRCLVGRGFVGLMTFLSVLDEATSALTEEVEHELYRLCLQLGMTLISVGHRPSLEKFHSWILKLHGEGRWELTRCEKMKRLPSGEGH from the exons ATGACAGGTGGGCAATACCTGCTGCCCAGGCGACTGTCCCTCAGCCACTGGGATGTCCAGAGGGATCATTTCGTGCTTgtccagctccttcctcagAAGAG GGCTGGCTCCCGGCTGGACGGGCTGTTCCTGCGGCGGTTCCTGCGGCTCCTGGCCGTGCTCTTTCCTGGGTGGCCCTCCCCGAGCGCCCTCATGTTCCTGACGCTGCTCGGTGTCGCTTTGCTGG agcagctggttATTTACCAGGTCGGCGTCATCCCCAGCCAGTACTATGAGGTCCTAGGGAACAAGGACTTCTCCGGATTCAAAACATTGACTGCCATTGCCGTGACTCTGATCATTGTGAACTCCACG CTAAAAAGTTTCGACCAGTTTATCTGCAACATGATGTACATCAACTGGAGGAAATCCCTCACTGAATACCTCCACAGCTGCTACTTCCAAGGCCAGGTCTACTACAGCCTGCACGTGCTGCGTGAAGACATCGATAACCC GGACCAGCGCATCAGCCAGGATGTGGAGAGGTtctgcaggcagctcagctccatggCCAGCAAGCTTGTCATCTCACCCTTCACACTGGCCTACTACACATACCAGTGCTTTCACAG CACAGGCTGGCTAGGCCCAGTGAGCATCTTTGGGTATTTCGTCATTGGGACAATGGTTAACAAAGTTTTGATGAGCCCAATTGTGTCTAAActtgtgcagcaggaaaaactgGAGGGGGATTTCAG GTTCAAGCACATGCAGATTCGTGTCAATGCAGAACCAGCTGCTTTCTACAG GGCTGGGCGAGTGGAGCACATGCGCACAGACCggaggctgcagagcctgcTGAAGACCCAGAGGGAGCTGATAGGCAAGGAGCTGTGGCTATACA TTGGGATCAACACCTTTGATTATCTGGGCAGCATCCTGAGCTACGTGGTCATTGCCATTCCCATCTTTTCTGGGGTCTACGGCGACCTGAGTCCAACAGAGCTCAGTGCCCTTGTCAGCAAG AATGCCTTTGTTTCCATCTACCTCATTGGCTGCTTCAGCCAGCTCATAGATCTCTCCAGCACTGTGACTGATGTTGCTGGCTACACACACAG GATTGGTGAACTGCAGGAGACCTTGCTGAGccttggcagaaaaaaaaatggtaattaCTCAGAAGCCAGAACCAGTTGGGATTTGGACAG CCATTCTGGGGAGGACCCAGCGCCAAGGGACACAGCTTTCCTTCTGGAGCGAGTGACACTCTCAGTACCCTCATCTGGCAAGCTGCTCATCAAGGACTTGAGCCTCAGGATCTCACAAGGAAACAGTGTGATGATTGTGGGAAACACTGGTACAGGGAAGACATCTCTCCTGAGGGTCCTCGGAGGACTCTGGGAGAGCACACAGG GGAGCATCAGGATGCTGACCTGCTTTGGCCCCCGGGGAGTGGTGTTCCTACCACAGCGGCCCTTCTTCACGGATGGAAGCCTGCGTGAGCAG GTAATCTATCCCCTGAAGGAGATCTATCCACTCTCAG GGTCTGCAGATGATGAGAGGATTGTGCAattcctggagctggctgggctg ACTGATTTGCTGGCAAGGGCTGGAGGACTGGATGAGCAGGTGGACTGGAACTG GTATGACATCCTGTCCCCGGGGGAGATGCAGAGGCTCTCATTTGCACGACTCTTCTACCTCCAGCCAAAATATGCAG ATGCTCTTGGTGAACTCCAGTTAATATGTGAAATGTTCTTGGGAGATGCTGCTCTTGCCTACAGGAGATGTCTGGTTGGGAGAGGATTTGTGGGGCTTATgacttttctttcagtgctAGATGAAGCCACCAGCGCCTTGACAGAAGAGGTGGAGCATGAGCTGTACCGTCTGTGCCTTCAGCTGGGCATGACACTGATCAGCGTGGGACACAGACCCAGCCTGGAAAAG TTCCACAGCTGGATTTTGAAACTTCATGGGGAGGGAAGATGGGAGCTCACTCGATGTGAGAAGATGAAGCGTCTGCCTTCTGGGGAAGGACACTGA
- the ABCD4 gene encoding lysosomal cobalamin transporter ABCD4 isoform X1, whose protein sequence is MTGGQYLLPRRLSLSHWDVQRDHFVLVQLLPQKRAGSRLDGLFLRRFLRLLAVLFPGWPSPSALMFLTLLGVALLEQLVIYQVGVIPSQYYEVLGNKDFSGFKTLTAIAVTLIIVNSTLKSFDQFICNMMYINWRKSLTEYLHSCYFQGQVYYSLHVLREDIDNPDQRISQDVERFCRQLSSMASKLVISPFTLAYYTYQCFHSTGWLGPVSIFGYFVIGTMVNKVLMSPIVSKLVQQEKLEGDFRFKHMQIRVNAEPAAFYRAGRVEHMRTDRRLQSLLKTQRELIGKELWLYIGINTFDYLGSILSYVVIAIPIFSGVYGDLSPTELSALVSKNAFVSIYLIGCFSQLIDLSSTVTDVAGYTHRIGELQETLLSLGRKKNGNYSEARTSWDLDSSHSGEDPAPRDTAFLLERVTLSVPSSGKLLIKDLSLRISQGNSVMIVGNTGTGKTSLLRVLGGLWESTQGSIRMLTCFGPRGVVFLPQRPFFTDGSLREQVIYPLKEIYPLSGSADDERIVQFLELAGLTDLLARAGGLDEQVDWNWYDILSPGEMQRLSFARLFYLQPKYADALGELQLICEMFLGDAALAYRRCLVGRGFVGLMTFLSVLDEATSALTEEVEHELYRLCLQLGMTLISVGHRPSLEKFHSWILKLHGEGRWELTRCEKMKRLPSGEGH, encoded by the exons ATGACAGGTGGGCAATACCTGCTGCCCAGGCGACTGTCCCTCAGCCACTGGGATGTCCAGAGGGATCATTTCGTGCTTgtccagctccttcctcagAAGAG GGCTGGCTCCCGGCTGGACGGGCTGTTCCTGCGGCGGTTCCTGCGGCTCCTGGCCGTGCTCTTTCCTGGGTGGCCCTCCCCGAGCGCCCTCATGTTCCTGACGCTGCTCGGTGTCGCTTTGCTGG agcagctggttATTTACCAGGTCGGCGTCATCCCCAGCCAGTACTATGAGGTCCTAGGGAACAAGGACTTCTCCGGATTCAAAACATTGACTGCCATTGCCGTGACTCTGATCATTGTGAACTCCACG CTAAAAAGTTTCGACCAGTTTATCTGCAACATGATGTACATCAACTGGAGGAAATCCCTCACTGAATACCTCCACAGCTGCTACTTCCAAGGCCAGGTCTACTACAGCCTGCACGTGCTGCGTGAAGACATCGATAACCC GGACCAGCGCATCAGCCAGGATGTGGAGAGGTtctgcaggcagctcagctccatggCCAGCAAGCTTGTCATCTCACCCTTCACACTGGCCTACTACACATACCAGTGCTTTCACAG CACAGGCTGGCTAGGCCCAGTGAGCATCTTTGGGTATTTCGTCATTGGGACAATGGTTAACAAAGTTTTGATGAGCCCAATTGTGTCTAAActtgtgcagcaggaaaaactgGAGGGGGATTTCAG GTTCAAGCACATGCAGATTCGTGTCAATGCAGAACCAGCTGCTTTCTACAG GGCTGGGCGAGTGGAGCACATGCGCACAGACCggaggctgcagagcctgcTGAAGACCCAGAGGGAGCTGATAGGCAAGGAGCTGTGGCTATACA TTGGGATCAACACCTTTGATTATCTGGGCAGCATCCTGAGCTACGTGGTCATTGCCATTCCCATCTTTTCTGGGGTCTACGGCGACCTGAGTCCAACAGAGCTCAGTGCCCTTGTCAGCAAG AATGCCTTTGTTTCCATCTACCTCATTGGCTGCTTCAGCCAGCTCATAGATCTCTCCAGCACTGTGACTGATGTTGCTGGCTACACACACAG GATTGGTGAACTGCAGGAGACCTTGCTGAGccttggcagaaaaaaaaatggtaattaCTCAGAAGCCAGAACCAGTTGGGATTTGGACAG CAGCCATTCTGGGGAGGACCCAGCGCCAAGGGACACAGCTTTCCTTCTGGAGCGAGTGACACTCTCAGTACCCTCATCTGGCAAGCTGCTCATCAAGGACTTGAGCCTCAGGATCTCACAAGGAAACAGTGTGATGATTGTGGGAAACACTGGTACAGGGAAGACATCTCTCCTGAGGGTCCTCGGAGGACTCTGGGAGAGCACACAGG GGAGCATCAGGATGCTGACCTGCTTTGGCCCCCGGGGAGTGGTGTTCCTACCACAGCGGCCCTTCTTCACGGATGGAAGCCTGCGTGAGCAG GTAATCTATCCCCTGAAGGAGATCTATCCACTCTCAG GGTCTGCAGATGATGAGAGGATTGTGCAattcctggagctggctgggctg ACTGATTTGCTGGCAAGGGCTGGAGGACTGGATGAGCAGGTGGACTGGAACTG GTATGACATCCTGTCCCCGGGGGAGATGCAGAGGCTCTCATTTGCACGACTCTTCTACCTCCAGCCAAAATATGCAG ATGCTCTTGGTGAACTCCAGTTAATATGTGAAATGTTCTTGGGAGATGCTGCTCTTGCCTACAGGAGATGTCTGGTTGGGAGAGGATTTGTGGGGCTTATgacttttctttcagtgctAGATGAAGCCACCAGCGCCTTGACAGAAGAGGTGGAGCATGAGCTGTACCGTCTGTGCCTTCAGCTGGGCATGACACTGATCAGCGTGGGACACAGACCCAGCCTGGAAAAG TTCCACAGCTGGATTTTGAAACTTCATGGGGAGGGAAGATGGGAGCTCACTCGATGTGAGAAGATGAAGCGTCTGCCTTCTGGGGAAGGACACTGA
- the ABCD4 gene encoding lysosomal cobalamin transporter ABCD4 isoform X7, translated as MTGGQYLLPRRLSLSHWDVQRDHFVLVQLLPQKRAGSRLDGLFLRRFLRLLAVLFPGWPSPSALMFLTLLGVALLEQLVIYQVGVIPSQYYEVLGNKDFSGFKTLTAIAVTLIIVNSTLKSFDQFICNMMYINWRKSLTEYLHSCYFQGQVYYSLHVLREDIDNPDQRISQDVERFCRQLSSMASKLVISPFTLAYYTYQCFHSTGWLGPVSIFGYFVIGTMVNKVLMSPIVSKLVQQEKLEGDFRFKHMQIRVNAEPAAFYRAGRVEHMRTDRRLQSLLKTQRELIGKELWLYIGINTFDYLGSILSYVVIAIPIFSGVYGDLSPTELSALVSKNAFVSIYLIGCFSQLIDLSSTVTDVAGYTHRIGELQETLLSLGRKKNGNYSEARTSWDLDSSHSGEDPAPRDTAFLLERVTLSVPSSGKLLIKDLSLRISQGNSVMIVGNTGTGKTSLLRVLGGLWESTQGSIRMLTCFGPRGVVFLPQRPFFTDGSLREQVIYPLKEIYPLSGSADDERIVQFLELAGLTDLLARAGGLDEQVDWNWYDILSPGEMQRLSFARLFYLQPKYAGD; from the exons ATGACAGGTGGGCAATACCTGCTGCCCAGGCGACTGTCCCTCAGCCACTGGGATGTCCAGAGGGATCATTTCGTGCTTgtccagctccttcctcagAAGAG GGCTGGCTCCCGGCTGGACGGGCTGTTCCTGCGGCGGTTCCTGCGGCTCCTGGCCGTGCTCTTTCCTGGGTGGCCCTCCCCGAGCGCCCTCATGTTCCTGACGCTGCTCGGTGTCGCTTTGCTGG agcagctggttATTTACCAGGTCGGCGTCATCCCCAGCCAGTACTATGAGGTCCTAGGGAACAAGGACTTCTCCGGATTCAAAACATTGACTGCCATTGCCGTGACTCTGATCATTGTGAACTCCACG CTAAAAAGTTTCGACCAGTTTATCTGCAACATGATGTACATCAACTGGAGGAAATCCCTCACTGAATACCTCCACAGCTGCTACTTCCAAGGCCAGGTCTACTACAGCCTGCACGTGCTGCGTGAAGACATCGATAACCC GGACCAGCGCATCAGCCAGGATGTGGAGAGGTtctgcaggcagctcagctccatggCCAGCAAGCTTGTCATCTCACCCTTCACACTGGCCTACTACACATACCAGTGCTTTCACAG CACAGGCTGGCTAGGCCCAGTGAGCATCTTTGGGTATTTCGTCATTGGGACAATGGTTAACAAAGTTTTGATGAGCCCAATTGTGTCTAAActtgtgcagcaggaaaaactgGAGGGGGATTTCAG GTTCAAGCACATGCAGATTCGTGTCAATGCAGAACCAGCTGCTTTCTACAG GGCTGGGCGAGTGGAGCACATGCGCACAGACCggaggctgcagagcctgcTGAAGACCCAGAGGGAGCTGATAGGCAAGGAGCTGTGGCTATACA TTGGGATCAACACCTTTGATTATCTGGGCAGCATCCTGAGCTACGTGGTCATTGCCATTCCCATCTTTTCTGGGGTCTACGGCGACCTGAGTCCAACAGAGCTCAGTGCCCTTGTCAGCAAG AATGCCTTTGTTTCCATCTACCTCATTGGCTGCTTCAGCCAGCTCATAGATCTCTCCAGCACTGTGACTGATGTTGCTGGCTACACACACAG GATTGGTGAACTGCAGGAGACCTTGCTGAGccttggcagaaaaaaaaatggtaattaCTCAGAAGCCAGAACCAGTTGGGATTTGGACAG CAGCCATTCTGGGGAGGACCCAGCGCCAAGGGACACAGCTTTCCTTCTGGAGCGAGTGACACTCTCAGTACCCTCATCTGGCAAGCTGCTCATCAAGGACTTGAGCCTCAGGATCTCACAAGGAAACAGTGTGATGATTGTGGGAAACACTGGTACAGGGAAGACATCTCTCCTGAGGGTCCTCGGAGGACTCTGGGAGAGCACACAGG GGAGCATCAGGATGCTGACCTGCTTTGGCCCCCGGGGAGTGGTGTTCCTACCACAGCGGCCCTTCTTCACGGATGGAAGCCTGCGTGAGCAG GTAATCTATCCCCTGAAGGAGATCTATCCACTCTCAG GGTCTGCAGATGATGAGAGGATTGTGCAattcctggagctggctgggctg ACTGATTTGCTGGCAAGGGCTGGAGGACTGGATGAGCAGGTGGACTGGAACTG GTATGACATCCTGTCCCCGGGGGAGATGCAGAGGCTCTCATTTGCACGACTCTTCTACCTCCAGCCAAAATATGCAG ggGACTAG
- the ABCD4 gene encoding lysosomal cobalamin transporter ABCD4 isoform X9, translating to MTGGQYLLPRRLSLSHWDVQRDHFVLVQLLPQKRAGSRLDGLFLRRFLRLLAVLFPGWPSPSALMFLTLLGVALLEQLVIYQVGVIPSQYYEVLGNKDFSGFKTLTAIAVTLIIVNSTLKSFDQFICNMMYINWRKSLTEYLHSCYFQGQVYYSLHVLREDIDNPDQRISQDVERFCRQLSSMASKLVISPFTLAYYTYQCFHSTGWLGPVSIFGYFVIGTMVNKVLMSPIVSKLVQQEKLEGDFRFKHMQIRVNAEPAAFYRAGRVEHMRTDRRLQSLLKTQRELIGKELWLYIGINTFDYLGSILSYVVIAIPIFSGVYGDLSPTELSALVSKNAFVSIYLIGCFSQLIDLSSTVTDVAGYTHRIGELQETLLSLGRKKNGNYSEARTSWDLDSSHSGEDPAPRDTAFLLERVTLSVPSSGKLLIKDLSLRISQGNSVMIVGNTGTGKTSLLRVLGGLWESTQGSIRMLTCFGPRGVVFLPQRPFFTDGSLREQVIYPLKEIYPLSD from the exons ATGACAGGTGGGCAATACCTGCTGCCCAGGCGACTGTCCCTCAGCCACTGGGATGTCCAGAGGGATCATTTCGTGCTTgtccagctccttcctcagAAGAG GGCTGGCTCCCGGCTGGACGGGCTGTTCCTGCGGCGGTTCCTGCGGCTCCTGGCCGTGCTCTTTCCTGGGTGGCCCTCCCCGAGCGCCCTCATGTTCCTGACGCTGCTCGGTGTCGCTTTGCTGG agcagctggttATTTACCAGGTCGGCGTCATCCCCAGCCAGTACTATGAGGTCCTAGGGAACAAGGACTTCTCCGGATTCAAAACATTGACTGCCATTGCCGTGACTCTGATCATTGTGAACTCCACG CTAAAAAGTTTCGACCAGTTTATCTGCAACATGATGTACATCAACTGGAGGAAATCCCTCACTGAATACCTCCACAGCTGCTACTTCCAAGGCCAGGTCTACTACAGCCTGCACGTGCTGCGTGAAGACATCGATAACCC GGACCAGCGCATCAGCCAGGATGTGGAGAGGTtctgcaggcagctcagctccatggCCAGCAAGCTTGTCATCTCACCCTTCACACTGGCCTACTACACATACCAGTGCTTTCACAG CACAGGCTGGCTAGGCCCAGTGAGCATCTTTGGGTATTTCGTCATTGGGACAATGGTTAACAAAGTTTTGATGAGCCCAATTGTGTCTAAActtgtgcagcaggaaaaactgGAGGGGGATTTCAG GTTCAAGCACATGCAGATTCGTGTCAATGCAGAACCAGCTGCTTTCTACAG GGCTGGGCGAGTGGAGCACATGCGCACAGACCggaggctgcagagcctgcTGAAGACCCAGAGGGAGCTGATAGGCAAGGAGCTGTGGCTATACA TTGGGATCAACACCTTTGATTATCTGGGCAGCATCCTGAGCTACGTGGTCATTGCCATTCCCATCTTTTCTGGGGTCTACGGCGACCTGAGTCCAACAGAGCTCAGTGCCCTTGTCAGCAAG AATGCCTTTGTTTCCATCTACCTCATTGGCTGCTTCAGCCAGCTCATAGATCTCTCCAGCACTGTGACTGATGTTGCTGGCTACACACACAG GATTGGTGAACTGCAGGAGACCTTGCTGAGccttggcagaaaaaaaaatggtaattaCTCAGAAGCCAGAACCAGTTGGGATTTGGACAG CAGCCATTCTGGGGAGGACCCAGCGCCAAGGGACACAGCTTTCCTTCTGGAGCGAGTGACACTCTCAGTACCCTCATCTGGCAAGCTGCTCATCAAGGACTTGAGCCTCAGGATCTCACAAGGAAACAGTGTGATGATTGTGGGAAACACTGGTACAGGGAAGACATCTCTCCTGAGGGTCCTCGGAGGACTCTGGGAGAGCACACAGG GGAGCATCAGGATGCTGACCTGCTTTGGCCCCCGGGGAGTGGTGTTCCTACCACAGCGGCCCTTCTTCACGGATGGAAGCCTGCGTGAGCAG GTAATCTATCCCCTGAAGGAGATCTATCCACTCTCAG ACTGA
- the ABCD4 gene encoding lysosomal cobalamin transporter ABCD4 isoform X3, translating to MTGGQYLLPRRLSLSHWDVQRDHFVLVQLLPQKRAGSRLDGLFLRRFLRLLAVLFPGWPSPSALMFLTLLGVALLEQLVIYQVGVIPSQYYEVLGNKDFSGFKTLTAIAVTLIIVNSTLKSFDQFICNMMYINWRKSLTEYLHSCYFQGQVYYSLHVLREDIDNPDQRISQDVERFCRQLSSMASKLVISPFTLAYYTYQCFHSTGWLGPVSIFGYFVIGTMVNKVLMSPIVSKLVQQEKLEGDFRFKHMQIRVNAEPAAFYRAGRVEHMRTDRRLQSLLKTQRELIGKELWLYIGINTFDYLGSILSYVVIAIPIFSGVYGDLSPTELSALVSKNAFVSIYLIGCFSQLIDLSSTVTDVAGYTHRIGELQETLLSLGRKKNGNYSEARTSWDLDSSHSGEDPAPRDTAFLLERVTLSVPSSGKLLIKDLSLRISQGNSVMIVGNTGTGKTSLLRVLGGLWESTQGSIRMLTCFGPRGVVFLPQRPFFTDGSLREQVIYPLKEIYPLSGSADDERIVQFLELAGLTDLLARAGGLDEQVDWNWYDILSPGEMQRLSFARLFYLQPKYAVLDEATSALTEEVEHELYRLCLQLGMTLISVGHRPSLEKFHSWILKLHGEGRWELTRCEKMKRLPSGEGH from the exons ATGACAGGTGGGCAATACCTGCTGCCCAGGCGACTGTCCCTCAGCCACTGGGATGTCCAGAGGGATCATTTCGTGCTTgtccagctccttcctcagAAGAG GGCTGGCTCCCGGCTGGACGGGCTGTTCCTGCGGCGGTTCCTGCGGCTCCTGGCCGTGCTCTTTCCTGGGTGGCCCTCCCCGAGCGCCCTCATGTTCCTGACGCTGCTCGGTGTCGCTTTGCTGG agcagctggttATTTACCAGGTCGGCGTCATCCCCAGCCAGTACTATGAGGTCCTAGGGAACAAGGACTTCTCCGGATTCAAAACATTGACTGCCATTGCCGTGACTCTGATCATTGTGAACTCCACG CTAAAAAGTTTCGACCAGTTTATCTGCAACATGATGTACATCAACTGGAGGAAATCCCTCACTGAATACCTCCACAGCTGCTACTTCCAAGGCCAGGTCTACTACAGCCTGCACGTGCTGCGTGAAGACATCGATAACCC GGACCAGCGCATCAGCCAGGATGTGGAGAGGTtctgcaggcagctcagctccatggCCAGCAAGCTTGTCATCTCACCCTTCACACTGGCCTACTACACATACCAGTGCTTTCACAG CACAGGCTGGCTAGGCCCAGTGAGCATCTTTGGGTATTTCGTCATTGGGACAATGGTTAACAAAGTTTTGATGAGCCCAATTGTGTCTAAActtgtgcagcaggaaaaactgGAGGGGGATTTCAG GTTCAAGCACATGCAGATTCGTGTCAATGCAGAACCAGCTGCTTTCTACAG GGCTGGGCGAGTGGAGCACATGCGCACAGACCggaggctgcagagcctgcTGAAGACCCAGAGGGAGCTGATAGGCAAGGAGCTGTGGCTATACA TTGGGATCAACACCTTTGATTATCTGGGCAGCATCCTGAGCTACGTGGTCATTGCCATTCCCATCTTTTCTGGGGTCTACGGCGACCTGAGTCCAACAGAGCTCAGTGCCCTTGTCAGCAAG AATGCCTTTGTTTCCATCTACCTCATTGGCTGCTTCAGCCAGCTCATAGATCTCTCCAGCACTGTGACTGATGTTGCTGGCTACACACACAG GATTGGTGAACTGCAGGAGACCTTGCTGAGccttggcagaaaaaaaaatggtaattaCTCAGAAGCCAGAACCAGTTGGGATTTGGACAG CAGCCATTCTGGGGAGGACCCAGCGCCAAGGGACACAGCTTTCCTTCTGGAGCGAGTGACACTCTCAGTACCCTCATCTGGCAAGCTGCTCATCAAGGACTTGAGCCTCAGGATCTCACAAGGAAACAGTGTGATGATTGTGGGAAACACTGGTACAGGGAAGACATCTCTCCTGAGGGTCCTCGGAGGACTCTGGGAGAGCACACAGG GGAGCATCAGGATGCTGACCTGCTTTGGCCCCCGGGGAGTGGTGTTCCTACCACAGCGGCCCTTCTTCACGGATGGAAGCCTGCGTGAGCAG GTAATCTATCCCCTGAAGGAGATCTATCCACTCTCAG GGTCTGCAGATGATGAGAGGATTGTGCAattcctggagctggctgggctg ACTGATTTGCTGGCAAGGGCTGGAGGACTGGATGAGCAGGTGGACTGGAACTG GTATGACATCCTGTCCCCGGGGGAGATGCAGAGGCTCTCATTTGCACGACTCTTCTACCTCCAGCCAAAATATGCAG tgctAGATGAAGCCACCAGCGCCTTGACAGAAGAGGTGGAGCATGAGCTGTACCGTCTGTGCCTTCAGCTGGGCATGACACTGATCAGCGTGGGACACAGACCCAGCCTGGAAAAG TTCCACAGCTGGATTTTGAAACTTCATGGGGAGGGAAGATGGGAGCTCACTCGATGTGAGAAGATGAAGCGTCTGCCTTCTGGGGAAGGACACTGA